The Leptotrichia sp. OH3620_COT-345 nucleotide sequence GGGAGAAAGTCCTTCTATACTATCAAGTTCAGGCTTCTGCATCTGCCCTATAAACTGTCTTGCATAAGCCGACAGACTTTCAACATATCTTCTCTGTCCTTCCGAATATATAGTATCAAAAGCAAGGGAAGATTTACCGCTTCCTGATACCCCTGTTATTACTACAAACTGATTTTTAGGTATTTCAATATCAACATTTTTTAAATTGTGTTCTCTTGCTCCCGTTATTTTAATTTTATCGTTCATATGATTTTATTTCCTTTTTATAATTTATTTATTCAATACGGATATTATTAATTTATTTTATTTATCTTTCGGTAACTTGTTTATTTTTTCAAAAAATATAGATTTTCATTATTTTTCCTCATTTTTATTCTTTCATATATCAGACACATTCCTATTTCCCTTTATCTTGAAATTCAGGTTTTACAGCATTTTTATAAGGATCATAATTATTCAGTTTGCACATAAATTCCTTTAAAAAAGAAATTTTATTTTCGCTATTCCACTGAATTAAAGACATTCCTGAAAATTCTTCACATTTTCCGTCATTTTTCATTATACATTTAAAATACCATTCTATGACAGTTTGACTTCCTTTATGGAAAAACTGTTTTATTTCCCATTTAAGCACATCTGCACGTGTATTCCATTCATAAAACCAAAGTTTTATTTTTTCTTTTCCTTTATATTCAGGTCCCCAGCTTTCAGTATAAATAACATCATCTGAAAAAATTTTATCTATTCCTGTATCTTTCTTATGAAGCCACATATCAAACCACAGTTTTATAATTCTTTCTTTTTCTTCCATAATTTCACTTCATTTATACTAATAATGACTCCTTTTTCATAATATTGAATATATGTCTAAATATTAACAGTGCAATAACTAAGGTTTCAAAATTATATATAGAAATATTTCCTTTGTCTGAACACTCACTTATTATATTACTGATAAAATATATTGCATAAATTATAACATCCTTTATTTTCAATTTATAATTTGTAATATTTATATATAAATACTACAAATTAAAAAAACTAAAAAATAACTAATCCCGTCAGTGTTTCTTTTCCGATAATATTCAGAGAAATTAAAAATATTCAGTTTCTCCTGGATTTTTATAACTTTCTGGCTATTCTATTTTCTCTACTTTTTTGATTTTCTTTTATTATAATTATTTTAAAATCTTTATTAGCTAAAGTAATATTCCATTAAAATCTATTTTTTAATTTCATATTTTTCAGATTTCAGTTTATTTTCGGCAATATTTTAATATAAATTTATTTTCTAATCTAGTTTTTTAAAACAAAAATAAATAAGAAGTTATTTTACTACCTGCAATTTTCTGTAATTATAAAATACTGCTTTCACTAAATCATATTCAAAAGGAGAATTTAAATCCCCATATCTGAAATCTACCAAAGATCGTGCATTAAGTCCTGTTACTACAGGTCTTGTAAATCCATATACATTTTTATCAAATACACCTGTATCAAAAAACAGTTCTTTTTCAGCAGCTTTTCTTGCAGCTCCTTCCATTAAAGTATCAGGTACACTTCCTACAACATCTCTGACTGTACTTGGACCAATTACAGGCAATACAACATAAGACCCTGTCGGAACCCCGTAATATCCTAATGTATCTCCCATCGTTTCCCAATCTTTTTTTATACCTATTTTTGAAGCAACATCGGCTGTTCCCAATATCCCTACTGTAGAATTTACTACAAATCTTCCAAGTGCGTTAAATGCTTTTTTCGGTCTCAACTGTAGCAGTGAATTTACAACTGTAGGAATTTCCTTAAAATTATTATAAAAATTTGCTATCCCTTTTCTAACCGGTTTCGGAATTACCGCCTGATATACCCTCGAAACGGGATATGCCACTTTTTTATCAAACTGTGTATTAAAAGCATACATTCTTCTATTAAAAGGTTCAAAAGAATCGTTTATTGTCATTAAATCAAACACTTTATCAGAAATAATATATTCTTCATTAAGCATATCTATATTACTGGCAATAATTCCGTATTCATCTTTATCAATAAGTATATAACTGTTATGCTCTTTATCTTTATTCTTTTTATTGTATTTTATATTATTCTTTTTCACCTTATCTATACTTTTTCCCGGCTTCTCAATAATATTTCCGTCTGTAAACTTAACAAATGTATCATCACTTAATTCATTTTCAATCATCTGCATTAATGCATTATTTTTTTCAGTATAAGGAATGAGAGCTTCAGGTTTTGCGGCTTCACAAATTCCCGCTGCTGTAATCAAAAGAGCTAACATAAATAACTTGTTCTTTTTATTTTTCATATTTAATTTTCCTCCAATTTATCTACCATTAATTTAGCAACATCTCTATGCCACAATACTCCTGTATGTCCTCCGTGAGGTATTATCACTTTGTTTTTAAAATGTTTATCAATGTATCCCAATTCTCCTTCATTCATCAGTATATCATCTTTTGATGTTATAAATATTATTTTTTCACTATTATTCACTATAAAATCATGGCTGTTATCCAAACTGAAGTCTTTTACAAACTGCTCCATTGTCAAATCAGGATATTTGTATTTTTTCAAATATGGATATAAAATTTCTCTGGAATACTCATCAAAAGATACTGATAATCCTTCATGAAATTCCTTTGTTACTGAATCAAATCTTTTATATGTTTTTTTATCTGACAGTCTTCCCGTTGATTTATTTCCACTGAATACTTCTCCTGCAAATGTCATATTTGCTGAATAAAATCTGAACAGAAGCCCTGTCAACGCTTCAAAATCGCTATCGGTAAGTTTCAGTTTTCCCAAACTTGCAGTCAGATTTGTAAAATCAACATCTTTCAGTTCTACTGTCTTATCGTATATTATTCTACTGAATATTCTATCAAAAAACTTTTCCAATCCCTTAGCATCATATATACCGTTTTTGATTAAATAACTATCCAACTGTTTCGTTGCGGTAAGAATACTCACCGGGGTGTTAAGCAAAAGAGATTTATTTATTTTTATTTTACCTTTTTCTACATCTAACTCCTGAATTAACAGTGACTGAAACCCACCCAAACTATAGCCTCCGATATTTATTTTACTTATTTTCATTCCTGATTTTTTTTCTTCTGCTATGGCTTTTACCATCAATTCATACAAATGAGGAACTTCATCTTTTACATAGCCTGCATAGTTATTTTTACTTTGACTTACTATATAAGGCATTGTACTTGTAGAGCTGAATGCTATGACATTATACCCTCTTTCATAAAAAACGTTAGCTATATACATGGACAATCCACTGTTATACAATGATCCTGTTCCTGAAATGAGGAGCATTAAAGGAGCCTCTTTCTTCTGTTTCCATATACCGTATTCATAATCGCCCCATTGTCTCAATATAGAAGGAATTCTCTTATTTGACTTAAATTTTTTAACTTGAGGACCTTTCGGATTCTTAAGTTTATGCCATTGCTCACTCGGTGTACCTAAAACTGTAGACATTATTGCATTGCCTTTATAAGGATAATCTTCAGCAATTTTAGATACATCAGTTTCATCAGCCTTTCCCATAACTGAAAAAATGGCAACTGTTACAATTAATAATATTTTTCTTAACATTTTTTCTCCTTTCGATTTTTACATACTTATACATCTACTGAAATTATTCTTGATTCTCCTATTTCCTTATTCATTGTAACTCCGTATAATCTGTGAGAACCTTTCATAGTTTCCTTATTATGGGTTATAAGTATAAATTGAGATTTTTCTATAAATTTGTTTAAAAGTTTTACAATTTTTTTCGTATTTTCTTCATCCAATGCAGCTTCTATTTCATCAAAAAATGTGAACGGACTCGGTTTAAACATAAATATCGCCATTATAAAAGATACCGCCAACATCGACTTTTCTCCTCCCGACAATAAGAGGAGAGTCTGCTCGGGTTTGTTTTTATACTTTACACTTAATTCCAATCCTGTTTCGAGCATATTTTCATCATTCAGCAACCTTATAGCCCCTTTAGCTCCATTTAATATTGTCTTACACATATATTCAAAATTTTTATTAATTTCTTGAAATGCTGTAGAAAATTTTTCAATTATTTCATTTTCAATATCTTTTATTAATGTAAGAAGAGATTCTCTGCTTTCGATCAAATCCCTTTTCTGATCCGACAATTCATTATATCTCTTACTTTCCCTTTCATATTCGTCAATTGCTCCGAGATTTACACTTCCTATTTCCATTCTGCTTTTTTCATTCATGGAAAGTTTTCTTTTTATTGCCTGCATTTCAACTTCATTTTCAATTTTTTTATATTCAACATTCTGGAAAATATGAGGATTTTCAATATTTTCAAATTCAGTATTTAAATATTCCAGATCCTTTTCCGTTTTTGTGAAATTTTCCGATAATTTTTCATATTCACTTTTTTTAGCGATCATTTTTACTTCAATATCTTTAATTTCTTTTATGAAATTTCTTTCTATCGTTTCATATTCTTTGATGTTTTTTTCAAAATCTCTTATTCTTTCATTCAGTTTTTCATTTTCATCATTTTTTTTTCTGATTTCTTCTTCTCTTTCGGCAATTTTCTTTTCAAAATCTATTTTCAGAATTTCCCTTTTTGTCTCAAATTCACTTAAATCTGTCTGTTCATTTATAAGTTTAGTGTAATCTTTCTCTATTTCCTTATATCTTAACTTGTTATTATCCGTACGAACTTTAAGTATTTCATATTCTTTATCCAGTTCACTTAGCTCTTTCATATATATTGTCAGATTTTCAGATTTTTCAAGTTTATTATTTAATCCTTCTATTTTTAAATTATTTTCTGTAATCTCTTGCCGGATTTTTTCCATAATGTTTTCATTTTCAATTATTTTTTTATTCTTCAATTTTATAAAATCTTCATTTTCAGTTATTTCATAAGTAAGTGTGTCTATTTCTCTTTTTTTCCTGTTAAAATTTGATGTAAAACTGTCATACTCTTCAAAAAATTCTTTATATTCATTATCAAAAAGCCTGTATTCGGCTTCTTTTTCCTTTCTCTTTGCTTCTCCCTGTTTCAGCCTTTCATCTGTCTTTGCCGCTTCATTTTCTATCCTTTGCTGCTCTTTTCTGATAATCTCCATACTTTCAGTAATTAAATTCAGTTCTTTTTTTCTTTCCAACAGTTCGTCTTTTCCTTTTACGGAATGTCCTCCTGTCATTCTTCCTCTCGAAGTTATTATATCTCCTTCAAGAGTTACAATTCTATCATTGTATCCTTCACGCAAAAGTTTTGTTCCTGTTTCAAGATTTTTTACAACCAATGAATTTCCATAAACAAAATGTATTATTTTTTCTATACTTTTATCATATGTTACAATATTTCTCGCAAAATCTATAACTCCCTCTTTTTTAGGAAGATTATCATTCACTTTAAAAGTTTTTATTCCTTCTACAGGTAAAAAAGATGCTCTTCCTATTTTTCTGATTTTCAGCTCTTCAATACATTTTTTACCAATTTCAATATTTGTAACTACTATATCCTGAAAATATCCTCCTGACAGCGTCTGAATCGCATCTTCATATCCTGACGGAATATTTATCAGATTTACAAAGGCCCCTATTACTCCGTCTATTTTTTTATTTAATATATATTTTGTACTTTTGACAAATGTCTCATTTTTTTCAATTATATTAATATTTGCTCGTTTTTTTGCATTTAGATTTTCATATTTATAGCTCAGTTCATTTTTTTCTTTATTCAATCCGTTATATTTTTTATGTAAAACTTCAATTACAGTATTTATATCCCGTATTTCATTTTCTACTGCATTTCTTTTATTTTCTTTTTCAATTTTCTTTTTTTCAAACTCACCTTTTTTTTCATTGATAGTATTAAATTCAGTTTCAACTTTATTTTTTTCATCTTCCAGACGTTTATTAGTATTTTCAGCAGTAAATATTCTTTTTTTTAAGTCTTCATTTTCTCCGGCTGCTTTTATTCTGTCTACTTCCAAATCTCTGTTTTTTTGAGTTTTTTCCTTTAATTCGATTAAAATGGAATCTGTTTTATTTTTAAGCTGTGTCACTTTTTCATCAGCTTCATTTTTTTCTTTTTCCTTTTTCAAAAGAGCATCTGTTATTTTATCCATTTCTTTCTTAGATTCATTTAATATTTCAATTTTTTCTACAATATCCTTTTCTATAACATCTTTTCTTTTCCGCTTTTCATTAGCTTCGGTTTCCAAGTTGGAATATTTATTTTTCAATTCTGCATACTCATTTTTAATATTTTCTATTTCCTTGTAAATATCAAAATTTTTATTTTTCTCATCTTCAAGTTTTTCATAAAATTTTTCTCGTTGTTCATTTATATCTTGAAGTTCTTTCTGTTTTACATTAAATTTTTTCTGAACTTCCTCTATAATATTTTTTAACTCTTCTCTTTCCAATGAATATTTTTCCATTGCATTTTTTTTCTCATTTATATTGTATTCCAAAATCATGAGTTTATGAAGTTCAATTTTTTCAGTATACGTCTTGAAAAGTCTGGCTTTCATTCCTTCATCTTTCAGATACTTTACTCTTGTTTCCAAATCTTTTTCTACATAAGTTATTTTTTCTATTTCATTTTTTACTTCTTTCAGTTTTTTTTCGGAATCCTCTTTTTCAATTTTTGCCCTTTTAACTCCTGCCGCTTCTTCTATAATTTCTTTCAGTTCCTTAGGATTGGAACTTATTATCCTTTCCACACGCCCCTGTCCGATTATGGAATATGCCTGCTTTCCGATTCCTGTATCCATAAAAAGATTATTTATATCTTTCAACCTTGCTTTTCTATTATTTATGAAATATTCGTTTTCTCCGTTTTTATATATTCTTCTCGTAATTTTTACTTCCGAAAAATCAATATCCAGATATTTATCCTCATTTTCAATAATAAGACTTACTTCAGCCATGGATTTTGCCTTTTTATTCTTGCCTCCGGAGAAAATAACATCAGAACTTTCCTTTGCTCTTATGTTTTTATAGCTCTGTTCTCCCAACACCCATAAAATAGCGTCTAAAATATTACTTTTTCCGCTTCCGTTAGGTCCGACTATAGATGTTATCCCTCTATTAAATTCTACAACAGTCTTATCTGCAAATGATTTAAACCCTGAAAGCTCTAACGCCTTTAAATGCATTTTTCCTCCAATTTTATTTCTTTTGTTCCTATATATCGGGACAAATTATAAATTAAGAAATATATAACTTATTAATTTTATTCCATTCTTTTATCTTTAAAATAAATTTTTTAAACAGTAAATATCTTATTTTAAAAAATTACTCAAAAGTTATAAAATACACTGATTTAATTTTTTTATAAAAACATATACTGCTTACAGTTAAAGAACTGTTTTAATTTATGAAAAAGATTTTTATAAAATTCAATTTATAATAAAGTCCCGATTTATTGTATTTTTAAAATTATATTTTTAGATTATTTAGGATCGTATTCTGCATATTCTTTTAAGCCTTTATCCAGAGAATATCTATAATTCCATGAAGTATTTGCTTTCAAAAGAGTATTGTCAAGTCTTGAATCTCTAATGTCCCCTTTTCTTGGCTCTCTATAATTTGCTTCCTTTTCATATCCAAGATATTTTTTCATATAACCGAAAAGTTCGTTCACTGATGTCTTTTCATTTGTTGAGACATTAAGAGTAATGTTTTTTACATTTTCCACAGCACATAAATAATTTGCTTCAGCTACGTCTTTTACATATATGAAATCCCTTGTTTGTTCACCGTCACCATCTATAAATACATCTTGATCGGCTCTTATCCTGTCATTGAATATAGATACTACTCCGGCCTCTCCATGTGCACTTTGTCTAGGTCCGTAAACATTGGAATACCTGAATATGACATAATCCAGTCCAAAAAGTTCATTATACATTCTTATATAATGTTCTCCGAAAACTTTTGTAAGTCCGTAAGGAGCAAGAGGGGCTATTTTTGAATTTTCTGATGAAACACTTGATTCAGGTATTCCATATGCTGCCGCAGTTCCTGCAAATAATATTTTTTCTACATTGTACTTTTTACACATATCAAGGACATTAATAAGTCCCAGTACATTTTCATCAGCATCATAATAGACATTTTCCACTGATACGGATACACTTACTTGTGCTGCTTCATGAAATACATAACTTATCCCTTTATTTTCCTCAAAAACTTTGTCAAGTTTTTCTCTATCTCGAATATCAGCTTCATAAAATTTTACATTTTTTAAATGAAAAATATTTTCCTTTTTTCCTCCGATTAAATTATCGACTATTATTATTTCATAATTCTCCCTGTCAAATCTTTCAGCAATGTGAGA carries:
- a CDS encoding SDR family NAD(P)-dependent oxidoreductase — protein: MEKKILITGGAGFIGSHIAERFDRENYEIIIVDNLIGGKKENIFHLKNVKFYEADIRDREKLDKVFEENKGISYVFHEAAQVSVSVSVENVYYDADENVLGLINVLDMCKKYNVEKILFAGTAAAYGIPESSVSSENSKIAPLAPYGLTKVFGEHYIRMYNELFGLDYVIFRYSNVYGPRQSAHGEAGVVSIFNDRIRADQDVFIDGDGEQTRDFIYVKDVAEANYLCAVENVKNITLNVSTNEKTSVNELFGYMKKYLGYEKEANYREPRKGDIRDSRLDNTLLKANTSWNYRYSLDKGLKEYAEYDPK
- a CDS encoding VacJ family lipoprotein, with product MKNKKNKLFMLALLITAAGICEAAKPEALIPYTEKNNALMQMIENELSDDTFVKFTDGNIIEKPGKSIDKVKKNNIKYNKKNKDKEHNSYILIDKDEYGIIASNIDMLNEEYIISDKVFDLMTINDSFEPFNRRMYAFNTQFDKKVAYPVSRVYQAVIPKPVRKGIANFYNNFKEIPTVVNSLLQLRPKKAFNALGRFVVNSTVGILGTADVASKIGIKKDWETMGDTLGYYGVPTGSYVVLPVIGPSTVRDVVGSVPDTLMEGAARKAAEKELFFDTGVFDKNVYGFTRPVVTGLNARSLVDFRYGDLNSPFEYDLVKAVFYNYRKLQVVK
- the smc gene encoding chromosome segregation protein SMC, which gives rise to MHLKALELSGFKSFADKTVVEFNRGITSIVGPNGSGKSNILDAILWVLGEQSYKNIRAKESSDVIFSGGKNKKAKSMAEVSLIIENEDKYLDIDFSEVKITRRIYKNGENEYFINNRKARLKDINNLFMDTGIGKQAYSIIGQGRVERIISSNPKELKEIIEEAAGVKRAKIEKEDSEKKLKEVKNEIEKITYVEKDLETRVKYLKDEGMKARLFKTYTEKIELHKLMILEYNINEKKNAMEKYSLEREELKNIIEEVQKKFNVKQKELQDINEQREKFYEKLEDEKNKNFDIYKEIENIKNEYAELKNKYSNLETEANEKRKRKDVIEKDIVEKIEILNESKKEMDKITDALLKKEKEKNEADEKVTQLKNKTDSILIELKEKTQKNRDLEVDRIKAAGENEDLKKRIFTAENTNKRLEDEKNKVETEFNTINEKKGEFEKKKIEKENKRNAVENEIRDINTVIEVLHKKYNGLNKEKNELSYKYENLNAKKRANINIIEKNETFVKSTKYILNKKIDGVIGAFVNLINIPSGYEDAIQTLSGGYFQDIVVTNIEIGKKCIEELKIRKIGRASFLPVEGIKTFKVNDNLPKKEGVIDFARNIVTYDKSIEKIIHFVYGNSLVVKNLETGTKLLREGYNDRIVTLEGDIITSRGRMTGGHSVKGKDELLERKKELNLITESMEIIRKEQQRIENEAAKTDERLKQGEAKRKEKEAEYRLFDNEYKEFFEEYDSFTSNFNRKKREIDTLTYEITENEDFIKLKNKKIIENENIMEKIRQEITENNLKIEGLNNKLEKSENLTIYMKELSELDKEYEILKVRTDNNKLRYKEIEKDYTKLINEQTDLSEFETKREILKIDFEKKIAEREEEIRKKNDENEKLNERIRDFEKNIKEYETIERNFIKEIKDIEVKMIAKKSEYEKLSENFTKTEKDLEYLNTEFENIENPHIFQNVEYKKIENEVEMQAIKRKLSMNEKSRMEIGSVNLGAIDEYERESKRYNELSDQKRDLIESRESLLTLIKDIENEIIEKFSTAFQEINKNFEYMCKTILNGAKGAIRLLNDENMLETGLELSVKYKNKPEQTLLLLSGGEKSMLAVSFIMAIFMFKPSPFTFFDEIEAALDEENTKKIVKLLNKFIEKSQFILITHNKETMKGSHRLYGVTMNKEIGESRIISVDV
- a CDS encoding alpha/beta hydrolase, producing the protein MLRKILLIVTVAIFSVMGKADETDVSKIAEDYPYKGNAIMSTVLGTPSEQWHKLKNPKGPQVKKFKSNKRIPSILRQWGDYEYGIWKQKKEAPLMLLISGTGSLYNSGLSMYIANVFYERGYNVIAFSSTSTMPYIVSQSKNNYAGYVKDEVPHLYELMVKAIAEEKKSGMKISKINIGGYSLGGFQSLLIQELDVEKGKIKINKSLLLNTPVSILTATKQLDSYLIKNGIYDAKGLEKFFDRIFSRIIYDKTVELKDVDFTNLTASLGKLKLTDSDFEALTGLLFRFYSANMTFAGEVFSGNKSTGRLSDKKTYKRFDSVTKEFHEGLSVSFDEYSREILYPYLKKYKYPDLTMEQFVKDFSLDNSHDFIVNNSEKIIFITSKDDILMNEGELGYIDKHFKNKVIIPHGGHTGVLWHRDVAKLMVDKLEEN
- a CDS encoding nuclear transport factor 2 family protein, encoding MEEKERIIKLWFDMWLHKKDTGIDKIFSDDVIYTESWGPEYKGKEKIKLWFYEWNTRADVLKWEIKQFFHKGSQTVIEWYFKCIMKNDGKCEEFSGMSLIQWNSENKISFLKEFMCKLNNYDPYKNAVKPEFQDKGK